One region of Drosophila subobscura isolate 14011-0131.10 chromosome J, UCBerk_Dsub_1.0, whole genome shotgun sequence genomic DNA includes:
- the LOC117895832 gene encoding inositol monophosphatase 2 yields MSNPPISESKLKEYYDVALKLVLKCGPFMQEGYQKAKTDFKVKSDFYDLVTVYDKQIEDILTEGLVAAFPESLIIGEEESAASKRQAELTDAPTWIIDPIDGTTNFIHRIPHCCISVGLAINKELVVGIIYNPPANELFSAWKGHGAFLNGEPISTSKVTTINQAVIAYEISLIHAAAVRDKNVKRLYKLASNATGTRCFGSAALTLCYVATGQCDAYHVEDLKPWDIAAGAIILTEAGGIVCHTNGGKFDVMKPDCVCASTEELAKNVISLIEEANQITGYTFK; encoded by the exons ATGAGTAACCCCCCCATCAGCGAGTCCAAGCTCAAGGAGTACTACGATGTGGCCCTCAAATTGGTGCTAAAGTGTGGACCATTTATGCAGGAGGGCTACCAGAAGGCGAAGACCGACTTCAAGGTCAAGTCTGACTTTTACGATTTGGTCACGGTGTACGACAAGCAGATTGAAGATATTCTCACCGAGGGACTGGTGGCAGCCTTTCCCGAATCCCTCATCATTGGCGAGGAGGAGTCGGCGGCCTCGAAGCGTCAGGCTGAGCTAACGGATGCGCCCACCTGGATCATAGATCCCATCGATGGCACCACGAATTTTATACACAGAATCCCACACTGTTGCATCTCCGTCGGCCTGGCCATCAACAAGGAGCTGGTGGTGGGCATCATCTACAATCCACCGGCAAATGAGCTGTTTTCTGCCTGGAAGGGCCATGGCGCTTTCCTCAATGGCGAGCCCATAAGCACATCCAAAGTGACGACG ATCAATCAAGCTGTGATTGCCTACGAAATCTCTTTGATTCATGCTGCCGCCGTGAGGGACAAGAACGTGAAGCGTCTGTACAAACTGGCTTCAAATGCCACTGGAACGCGTTGCTTTGGCAGTGCAGCTCTGACTCTCTGCTATGTGGCCACCGGGCAGTGTGACGCCTACCATGTGGAGGATCTGAAACCCTGGGACATAGCTGCCGGGGCCATTATTCTCACAGAAGCCGGGGGCATAGTTTGCCACACGAATGGTGGAAAATTCGATGTGATGAAGCCAGATTGCGTGTGCGCCTCCACGGAGGAGTTGGCCAAGAATGTGATTAGCCTTATCGAGGAGGCAAATCAGATTACGGGCTACACGTTCAAGTAA
- the LOC117895833 gene encoding LOW QUALITY PROTEIN: inositol monophosphatase ttx-7 (The sequence of the model RefSeq protein was modified relative to this genomic sequence to represent the inferred CDS: inserted 2 bases in 1 codon) encodes MSNHQISEIKLHEYYKVSLELVKQCGPLFLEGFLKPKTDYEVKSAFYDLVTVYDHEIEASLTAGLLKAFPESRIIGEEALAATPAQAELTDAPTWIIDPIDGTNNPPHXISVGLAINKELVVGIIYNPATNELYSAWKGHGAFLNGQPISVASGVVTIQQAIVGYEMSLIVVAKGRDKNVKRLGKLASNATATRSFGSAALTLCYIAKGCCDAYHVENLKPWDLAAGAIILTEAGGRIYHTSGGKFEVMQPDCVCACTEELAQNVIQLIAEADRITEYMFQ; translated from the exons ATGAGTAACCACCAAATTAGTGAAATAAAACTCCACGAATACTATAAAGTGTCCCTGGAGCTGGTCAAACAATGTGGCCCCCTTTTTCTGGAAGGTTTTCTAAAGCCCAAAACTGACTACGAGGTGAAATCTGCTTTCTATGACCTGGTCACCGTCTACGACCATGAGATCGAGGCGAGTCTCACAGCTGGTCTGCTCAAGGCCTTTCCCGAGTCCCGTATTATTGGCGAAGAGGCGTTGGCAGCAACTCCGGCTCAAGCTGAGCTAACAGATGCACCCACCTGGATCATAGACCCCATCGATGGAACAAACAATCCTCCCCA CATCTCCGTGGGCCTGGCCATCAACAAGGAGCTGGTGGTGGGCATCATCTATAACCCGGCGACAAATGAATTGTATTCCGCATGGAAGGGTCACGGAGCCTTCTTGAATGGTCAACCTATCAGCGTAGCCTCCGGGGTAGTCACG ATCCAACAGGCTATTGTGGGCTATGAAATGTCTCTAATCGTTGTGGCCAAGGGGCGGGATAAGAACGTGAAGCGTCTGGGCAAGCTGGCATCGAATGCCACAGC CACTCGAAGTTTTGGCAGTGCAGCGCTGACGCTCTGCTATATAGCCAAAGGATGCTGTGATGCCTACCATGTGGAGAACCTTAAGCCCTGGGATCTGGCCGCTGGTGCCATAATTCTCACTGAAGCGGGTGGCAGAATCTACCACACCAGTGGCGGTAAATTCGAGGTGATGCAACCGGACTGTGTCTGCGCTTGCACAGAAGAGTTGGCACAAAATGTGATCCAGTTGATAGCGGAGGCCGATCGGATTACGGAGTATATGTTCCAGTGA
- the LOC117895830 gene encoding inositol monophosphatase 2, with amino-acid sequence MSSAVDGQQSDVVEELYNFIYPLAVQAGEILMEGYERSSKNVSIKGDFYDVVTDYDNKIEDFLMEQILARYPDHKFIGEEETAKNNNVSKELTDAPTWIIDPIDGTSNFIKQIPHVCVSIGLSINKRIVLGVINNPAQKKIFTAKLGQGAFCNGKPIRVSSCESIKDANVAYEVSLLHVHSVANKHIKRIYHVGLNARRLLAYSCVVDELCMVAAGNLDAFYIEDMYPWDCAAGSLLVGEAGGVVTHPFGGPFDIMKPDLICAGTETLRKEIEDLLRKADREESVGGVAVKK; translated from the exons ATGTCATCGGCAGTGGACGGGCAGCAATCGGATGTTGTGGAGGAGTTGTACAACTTCATCTATCCACTGGCCGTGCAGGCGGGTGAGATCCTGATGGAGGGCTACGAGCGTTCCAGCAAGAATGTCTCCATTAAGGGAGACTTTTACGATGTGGTCACTGACTATGACAACAAAATCGAAGACTTTCTGATGGAGCAGATACTGGCACGCTATCCGGATCACAAGTTCATTGGCGAGGAGGAAACGGCAAAGAACAACAATGTATCCAAGGAGCTGACAGATGCGCCCACGTGGATCATAGACCCCATCGATGGCACATCGAATTTCATCAAACAAATTCCCCATGTCTGTGTCTCCATTGGCTTGTCCATCAACAAACGGATCGTGCTGGGTGTCATTAACAATCCTGCCCAGAAGAAGATCTTCACAGCCAAGCTGGGACAGGGCGCCTTCTGCAATGGCAAGCCCATTCGTGTGAGCAGCTGCGAGAGCATCAAGGATGCCAATGTCGCCTATGAAGTGTCTCTGCTGCATGTCCACTCTGTCGCCAACAAGCACATCAAACGGATCTACCATGTGGGACTGAATGCCAGACG CTTGCTGGCCTATTCCTGTGTGGTGGATGAGCTGTGCATGGTGGCCGCTGGGAATCTGGACGCATTCTACATTGAGGACATGTATCCCTGGGACTGTGCTGCTGGCTCCCTGCTAGTGGGTGAGGCTGGGGGCGTGGTCACGCATCCCTTTGGCGGACCTTTCGATATCATGAAGCCAGATCTGATCTGTGCGGGCACAGAAACATTGCGCAAGGAAATCGAAGATCTGTTGCGCAAGGCCGACCGGGAGGAGTCGGTGGGGGGTGTGGCAGttaaaaagtaa
- the LOC117895834 gene encoding ADP-ribosylation factor-like protein 1 — MGGVLSYFRGLLGSREMRILILGLDGAGKTTILYRLQVGEVVTTIPTIGFNVEQVTYKNLKFQVWDLGGQTSIRPYWRCYYSNTDAIIYVVDSADRDRIGISKDELLYMLREEELAGAILVVLANKQDMEGCMTVAEVHHALGLENLKNRTFQIFKTSATKGEGLDQAMDWLSNTLQSRK; from the exons ATGG GTGGGGTGCTAAGCTACTTTCGCGGACTGCTTGGGTCCAGGGAGATGCGCATATTGATACTGGGTCTGGATGGCGCTGGCAAGACGACGATCCTCTACAGACTGCAGGTGGGCGAAGTAGTTACGACGATACCCACGATTGGCTTCAACGTGGAGCAGGTGACATACAAGAACCTCAAGTTCCAGGTCTGGGACCTGGGCGGACAGACAAGTATTAG GCCCTATTGGCGTTGCTATTATAGCAACACGGATGCCATTATTTACGTTGTGGATTCGGCGGACCGTGATCGGATTGGCATTTCGAAGGACGAGCTGCTGTATATGCTgcgcgaggaggagctggccgGAGCGATACTCGTTGTGCTGGCCAACAAACAGGACATGGAGGGCTGCATGACCGTCGCCGAGGTGCATCATGCGTTAGGGCTGGAGAACCTCAAAAATCGCACATTTCAAATATTCAAGACATCCGCCACCAAAGGCGAGGGCCTCGACCAGGCCATGGACTGGCTATCCAACACTCTCCAGAGTCGTAAATAG
- the LOC117895823 gene encoding LOW QUALITY PROTEIN: DNA polymerase delta catalytic subunit (The sequence of the model RefSeq protein was modified relative to this genomic sequence to represent the inferred CDS: inserted 1 base in 1 codon), translating to MDAKRKFNSNTNGQAKKFRNPDEDEEMDFEAELAAFENSEELDQTQLLGDGPENQQTSERWSRPAAPKLDPSKDNLQFQQLDVENYMGQPLPGMPGAQLGPVPVVRMFGVTMQGNSVCCHVHGYCPYFYIEAPARFEEYHCEKLQKALDQKTIADIRNNKDNVQEAVLMVELVEKLNIHGYNGDQKQRYIKITVTLPRFVAAASRLLKKEVIMAEIDFQDCRAFENNIDFDIRFMVDTGVVGCNWIELPQGQWRLRGGNSKPLPESRCQIEVDVAFDRFISHEPEGEWSKVAPFRILSFDIECAGRKGIFPEAKMDPVIQIANMVIRQGEPEPFIRNVFTLNVCAPIIGSQVLCHDKEHQLLDKWAAFVREVDPDILTGYNINNFDIPYLINRAAHLKVKNFEYLGRIKNIRSVIKEQVLQSKQMGRRENQYVNFEGRVPFDLLFVLLREYKLRSYTLNAVSYHFLQEQKEDVHHSIITDLQNGDEQTRRRLAMYCLKDAYLPLRLLEKLMAIVNYMEMARVTGVSLECLLTRGQQIKVLSQLLRKAKTKGYIMPSYTPQGSDEQYEGATVIEPKRGYYADPISTLDFASLYPSIMMAHNLCYTTLVLGGTREKLREKDGLQDEQVERTPANNYFVKSEVRRGLLPEILESLLAARKRAKNDLKVETDPFKRKVLDGRQLALKISANSVYGFTGAQVGKLPCLEISGSVTAYGRTMIELTKNEVESHYTRANGYENDAVVIYGDTDSVMVNFGVKTLERSMELGREAAELVSAKFVHPIKLEFEKVYYPYLLINKKRYAGLYFTRPETYDKMDCKGIETVRRDNSPLVANLMNSCLQKLLIERDPDGAVTYAKQVIADLLCNRIDISQLVITKELAKTDYAAKQAHVELAAKMKKRDAGTAPKLGDRVPYVICAAAKNTPAYQKAEDPLYVLENSVPIDATYYLEQQLSKPLLRIFEPILGXKAESILLKGEHTRTRTVVTSKVGGLAGFMTKKTACLGCKTLMPKGYEKACLCPHCEPRMSELYQKEVGAKRGLEETFARLWTECQRCQGSLHEEVICSNRDCPIFYMRQKVRMELDTQERRVLRFGLAEW from the exons ATGGACGCCAAGCGTAAATTTAATAGCAACACTAATGGACAGGCCAAGAAGTTCAG GAATCCCGACGAAGATGAGGAAATGGACTTCGAGGCGGAGCTGGCAGCCTTTGAAAACAGTGAAGAGCTGGACCAGACTCAGCTCCTGGGCGACGGGCCCGAGAATCAACAGACCAGCGAGCGATGGTCACGGCCAGCCGCACCGAAGCTGGATCCCAGCAAAGACAACTTGCAGTTCCAGCAATTGGATGTGGAGAATTATATGGGCCAGCCGCTGCCAGGCATGCCCGGTGCACAGCTGGGACCCGTGCCGGTGGTGCGCATGTTTGGCGTGACCATGCAGGGCAACTCTGTGTGCTGCCACGTGCACGGCTACTGTCCGTATTTCTACATCGAGGCACCCGCGAGATTCGAGGAATATCACTGCGAGAAGCTGCAAAAGGCGCTGGACCAGAAGACCATTGCCGATATACGCAACAACAAGGACAATGTCCAGGAGGCAGTGCTGATGGTGGAGCTGGTGGAGAAGCTCAACATTCATGGCTACAACGGAGACCAGAAGCAGAGGTACATCAAGATTACGGTGACGCTGCCCAGGTTTGTGGCTGCCGCCTCGCGTCTGCTCAAGAAGGAGGTGATCATGGCCGAGATTGACTTCCAGGACTGTCGCGCCTTCGAGAACAACATTGACTTTGACATACGCTTCATGGTGGACACTGGCGTGGTGGGCTGCAACTGGATCGAGCTGCCCCAGGGCCAGTGGCGGCTGAGGGGAGGCAACAGCAAGCCGCTGCCCGAGTCCCGCTGTCAGATTGAGGTGGATGTGGCCTTCGACAGGTTCATCTCGCACGAGCCCGAAGGCGAATGGTCCAAGGTGGCCCCCTTCCGCATTCTATCCTTTGACATTGAATGCGCTGGCCGCAAGGGCATCTTCCCGGAGGCCAAAATGGATCCCGTCATACAGATCGCCAACATGGTCATACGCCAGGGCGAACCAGAGCCCTTCATCCGCAACGTCTTCACCCTGAATGTGTGTGCCCCGATCATTGGCAGCCAGGTGCTGTGCCACGACAAGGAGCACCAGCTGCTGGACAAGTGGGCAGCGTTTGTGCGCGAAGTGGATCCGGACATCCTCACCGGCTACAACATCAACAACTTTGACATTCCCTACCTGATCAATCGGGCGGCCCACCTGAAGGTGAAGAATTTCGAGTATCTGGGCAGGATCAAGAACATACGCTCGGTGATCAAGGAGCAGGTGCTGCAGTCCAAGCAAATGGGTCGCCGCGAGAATCAGTATGTGAACTTCGAGGGCCGCGTGCCCTTCGATCTGCTGTTCGTCCTGCTGCGGGAATATAAACTCCGTTCGTACACCCTCAACGCGGTCAGCTATCACTTcctgcaggagcagaaggaggatgTGCACCACAGCATCATCACGGACCTGCAGAACGGGGACGAGCAGACGCGTCGCCGCCTGGCCATGTACTGCCTGAAGGATGCGTATCTGCCGCTCCGCCTGCTGGAGAAGCTCATGGCCATAGTCAACTACATGGAGATGGCCAGGGTGACGGGCGTCTCGCTGGAGTGTCTGCTCACCCGCGGACAGCAGATCAAGGTGctcagccagctgctgcgcaAGGCCAAGACCAAGGGCTACATAATGCCCTCGTACACGCCGCAGGGATCGGACGAGCAGTACGAGGGAGCCACGGTAATCGAGCCGAAGCGTGGCTACTATGCCGATCCCATATCCACGCTGGATTTCGCCTCGCTGTATCCCAGCATCATGATGGCCCACAATCTCTGCTACACCACCCTGGTGCTGGGCGGAACGCGGGAGAAGCTTCGCGAGAAGGATGGCCTGCAGGATGAGCAAGTGGAGCGCACGCCGGCCAACAATTACTTTGTCAAGTCGGAGGTGCGTCGAGGTCTGCTGCCAGAGATCCTGGAGTCCCTGCTGGCTGCCCGTAAGCGGGCCAAGAATGACCTCAAAGTGGAGACGGATCCGTTCAAGCGCAAGGTCCTCGATGGCCGGCAGCTGGCGCTGAAAATCTCAGCCAACTCAGTGTACGGCTTCACCGGCGCACAAGTGGGAAAGCTGCCATGCCTGGAGATCTCCGGCAGTGTCACAGCCTACGGCAGAACCATGATAGAGCTGACCAAAAATGAAGTGGAATCTCACTACACCCGCGCCAATGGCTATGAGAACGATGCCGTTGTCATCTACGGCGACACCGACTCGGTGATGGTGAATTTTGGCGTCAAGACGCTGGAGCGCAGCATGGAGCTGGGCAGGGAGGCGGCGGAGCTGGTGAGCGCCAAGTTTGTGCACCCGATAAAGCTGGAATTCGAGAAGGTCTACTACCCCTATCTGCTGATCAACAAGAAGCGCTACGCGGGATTGTATTTCACGCGGCCGGAGACCTACGACAAGATGGACTGCAAGGGCATCGAGACGGTGCGGCGGGACAACTCGCCGCTGGTGGCCAACCTGATGAACTCCTGCCTGCAGAAGCTGCTCATCGAACGCGATCCGGATGGAGCGGTCACCTATGCCAAGCAGGTGATTGCGGATCTGCTCTGCAATCGCATTGACATCTCCCAGCTGGTCATCAccaaggagctggccaagacgGACTACGCGGCCAAGCAGGCGCATGTGGAGCTGGCCGCCAAGATGAAGAAACGCGATGCGGGCACAGCGCCCAAGCTGGGAGATCGGGTTCCCTATGTGATTTGTGCGGCGGCCAAGAATACGCCAGCCTATCAGAAGGCCGAGGATCCGTTGTATGTCCTGGAGAACAGTGTGCCCATCGATGCCACCTACtacctggagcagcagctatcCAAGCCCCTGCTGAGGATATTCGAGCCGATCCTGG AGAAGGCAGAGTCCATCCTGCTCAAGGGCGAGCACACACGCACCCGCACTGTGGTGACGTCCAAGGTGGGCGGCCTGGCCGGATTCATGACCAAGAAGACTGCGTGCCTGGGCTGCAAAACGCTGATGCCCAAGGGCTATGAGAAGGCGTGCCTGTGCCCGCACTGTGAGCCGCGCATGAGCGAGCTCTACCAGAAGGAGGTGGGCGCCAAGCGTGGACTCGAGGAGACCTTTGCCCGCCTCTGGACCGAATGCCAGCGCTGTCAGGGATCACTGCACGAGGAGGTCATCTGCTCGAATCGCGACTGTCCCATCTTTTACATGAGACAGAAGGTGCGCATGGAGCTGGACACACAGGAGAGGCGTGTGCTGAGATTTGGCCTGGCCGAATGGTAG
- the LOC117895825 gene encoding palmitoyltransferase Hip14, with amino-acid sequence MYQSACNAATTGSCVPGAGNQPDNERQSALIAQQPPTAPVEPDYSGFDIVKATQYGAIARVRELVESGWDVNQPDSETVTLLHWAAINNRRDIIRYFLEKGATVDAVGGELNATPLHWATRQGHLGAVVLLMAAGADPRIRDAEGCSCIHIAAQFAHTALVAYFIAKGVDPDLQDRGGMTALMWAAWKVCALDPVRLLLTLGANPAMVDYTHGNTALHWAILARNATAISTLVLKSKASLDVPNMRGETPLTMLESQTGAIWIGAKVMDRVREAALTSQQRRSLVSKLRHDKRLRWWSMVACPFTAFYLAGIVFTLNTLYIIKFFLLGCLYGVFHTIGKTLFDEHLMALLPLSVYLATKAWFYVTWLMYIDDAVTLTATVCFLLCSLVLWVCFLKSWKGDPGIIRPTREQRFKTIIELSERGGIGFEPASFCSGCLVRRPIRSKHCSVCDRCVARFDHHCPWVGNCIGLKNHSYFMGFLWMLLIMCVWMLYGGSKYYVNHCDVHFDDFLGAMRAIGNCNAWVGWVMGNALLHMSWVILLTICQTYQVICLGMTTNERMNRGRYRHFQAKGGHSPFTRGPIQNLIDFLECSCFGLVQPKRVDWMNYYDYDAHVHQTIEKEPLLSVDCPDGMGGDHQYV; translated from the exons ATGTACCAAAGCGCCTGCAATGCGGCCACAACGGGCTCTTGTGTCCCAGGAGCAGGCAATCAGCCCGATAACGAACGGCAGTCGGCATTGATTGCCCAGCAACCACCCACCGCCCCAGTGGAGCCCGATTACAGTGGCTTCGATATCGTTAAGGCCACCCAGTACGGCGCCATAGCCAGGGTCCGGGAGCTGGTCGAGTCTGGCTGGGATGTGAACCAGCCGGATAGCGAGACGGTCACGCTCCTCCATTGGGCGGCGATCAACAATCGAAGGGATATCATCAGGTACTTCCTGGAGAAGGGCGCCACCGTAGATGCCGTTGGGGGTGAGCTGAATGCCACGCCCCTGCACTGGGCCACCAGGCAGGGCCATCTGGGTGCCGTAGTCCTGCTGATGGCCGCCGGTGCTGATCCACGCATACGGGATGCGGAGGGCTGCTCCTGCATACACATTGCAGCACAGTTCGCCCACACCGCCCTGGTGGCCTACTTCATAGCCAAGGGCGTGGATCCGGATCTGCAGGATCGCGGTGGAATGACGGCGCTCATGTGGGCCGCATGGAAG GTGTGCGCCCTGGACCCCGTGCGATTGCTGCTCACCCTCGGAGCGAATCCCGCCATGGTTGACTACACGCATGGCAACACGGCCTTGCATTGGGCCATCCTGGCACGCAATGCCACGGCCATTTCCACACTGGTGCTCAAGTCGAAGGCCTCGCTGGATGTGCCCAACATGCGTGGAGAGACGCCGCTGACGATGCTCGAGTCTCAAACTGGAGCCATCTGGATTGGGGCCAAGGTAATGGATCGCGTGCGAGAGGCGGCGCTCACCTCACAGCAGCGACGCTCGCTGGTGTCCAAGCTGCGGCACGACAAACGCTTGCGATGGTGGTCGATGGTGGCCTGCCCCTTCACCGCCTTCTATCTGGCAGGGATCGTGTTCACCCTGAACACGCTGTATATCATTAAGTTTTTCCTGCTCGGCTGTTTGTACGGCGTATTCCACACCATTGGCAAGACCCTCTTCGACGAGCACCTGATGGCTCTGCTCCCGCTGAGCGTCTACCTGGCCACCAAGGCGTGGTTCTATGTCACCTGGCTGATGTATATCGACGATGCTGTCACCTTAACGGCCACTGTGtgcttcctcctctgctcccTGGTATTGTGGGTGTGCTTCCTCAAGTCGTGGAAGGGAGATCCCGGCATCATTCGACCCACCAGGGAACAGCGATTCAAG ACCATCATTGAGCTATCGGAACGGGGTGGCATAGGGTTTGAGCCCGCCTCCTTTTGCTCTGGCTGCCTGGTGAGGCGGCCCATTCGCTCCAAGCACTGTTCGGTATGCGATCGTTGTGTGGCACGATTCGATCATCATTGCCCCTGGGTGGGCAACTGTATTGGGCTGAAGAATCACAGCTACTTCATGGGTTTCCTCTGGATGCTGCTGATCATGTGCGTCTGGATGCTGTATGGCGGCTCCAAGTACTATGTGAATCACTGCGATGTGCACTTTGATG ACTTCCTTGGTGCCATGCGAGCGATTGGCAACTGCAACGCCTGGGTGGGCTGGGTGATGGGCAATGCGCTGCTGCACATGTCCTGGGTAATTCTGTTGACCATTTGCCAGACATATCAGGTGATTTGCCTGGGCATGACCACCAATGAGCGCATGAACCGCGGTCGCTATCGTCACTTCCAGGCCAAGGGCGGACACAGCCCGTTCACGCGCGGACCCATCCAGAATCTAATTGACTTTTTGGAGTGCAGTTGCTTTGGCCTGGTGCAGCCAAAGCGCGTGGATTGGATGAACTACTACGACTATGATGCCCATGTGCATCAGACCATCGAGAAGGAGCCGTTGCTCAGCGTTGACTGCCCGGACGGGATGGGTGGCGATCATCAGTATGTGTAG
- the LOC117895827 gene encoding phosphatase Herzog has product MDATSIITQVSRDDEQLNVYPSYPNDKDDVERLKPQKRGFIQSLLCCWRRNRTKTNQNGTQIDGSTTPPPLQDQQRYLLPQVRLTDVHRKCMVIDLDETLVHSSFKPIPNADFIVPVEIDGTVHQVYVLKRPHVDEFLQKMGELYECVLFTASLAKYADPVADLLDKWNVFRARLFRESCVYYRGNYIKDLNRLGRDLQKIVIVDNSPASYIFHPDNAVPVKSWFDDVTDCELRELIPLFEKLSKVDSVYSVLCNSNQPLNNHQSNQLQQHPQELQQAPNQLQQQQQQQQTISATTVITQATTLSAPTMLQQQSPSPPSPQSELLQKT; this is encoded by the exons ATGGATGCAACATCAATAATCACACAAGTGTCCCGCGATGATGAGCAACTGAATGTTTATCCCAGCTATCCGAATGATAAAG ACGATGTGGAACGcttaaagccacaaaagcgTGGATTTATCCAGTCTCTGCTCTGTTGCTGGCGACGAAAtcgaacaaaaacaaaccagaaTGGCACACAAATCGATGGCTCGACAACACCGCCACCTTTACAGGACCAACAAAGGTACCTACTACCTCAGGTTAGGCTCACCGATGTGCACAGAAAGTGCATGGTTATCGACTTGGATGAGACCCTAGTGCATAGTAGTTTTAAG ccCATACCGAATGCAGATTTCATAGTACCCGTGGAGATCGATGGAACCGTACATCAGGTGTACGTTCTGAAGCGACCCCATGTGGATGAGTTTCTGCAGAAGATGGGCGAATTGTACGAGTGCGTTTTGTTTACAGCATCACTAGCCAAATATGCAGATCCCGTAGCAGATCTGTTAGACAA aTGGAATGTGTTTCGTGCAAGACTGTTTAGGGAATCGTGCGTTTATTACAGGGGTAATTACATTAAGGATCTGAATCGTTTGGGTCGTGATCTTCAAAAGATTGTCATTGTTGACAATTCACCGGCCAGTTATATATTTCATCCAGACAATGCA GTTCCTGTAAAATCCTGGTTCGACGATGTCACCGACTGTGAACTGCGCGAACTGATCCCGCTTTTCGAGAAGCTAAGCAAAGTTGATTCCGTCTATTCGGTGCTCTGCAATTCAAATCAGCCGCTGAACAATCATCAATCGAaccagcttcagcagcatccgcaggagctgcagcaggcacccaatcaactgcagcagcagcagcaacagcaacagaccATCTCTGCCACGACAGTTATTACACAGGCAACAACACTGTCAGCCCCAACAATGCTGCAACAACAGTCGCCCAGTCCGCCCAGCCCACAAAGCGAGCTGCTGCAAAAGACGTAA